The proteins below come from a single Parageobacillus thermoglucosidasius genomic window:
- a CDS encoding LytTR family DNA-binding domain-containing protein gives MDSFTVSSIAKVMNELFPIEASFVISDDKRYIYYQPSKQIDLKIRPGDKIKPESVTYKALTIQRKIAEQKDSRVFGVPYFGISVPILDDGAPKGCVTAILPRKPALSMPYLTIRTADRWIPVPFENVIYLEAQNRKTFVKSSYGEGYHKYNLTELEFSLPDDIFLRCHRSYIINIHYIAEIHPDSHSTFLLMMKDGSRVPVSQTYASHFRKLLGF, from the coding sequence ATGGATTCATTCACTGTTTCCTCTATCGCCAAAGTGATGAACGAACTATTTCCGATAGAAGCGTCTTTTGTCATTTCTGATGACAAGCGCTACATTTATTACCAGCCGAGCAAACAGATCGATCTAAAAATCCGCCCCGGAGACAAAATCAAACCGGAATCGGTGACTTACAAAGCGTTGACCATTCAACGGAAAATTGCAGAGCAAAAAGACAGCCGCGTTTTTGGCGTGCCTTACTTTGGGATATCCGTCCCAATTTTGGACGATGGCGCCCCGAAAGGCTGCGTTACTGCAATATTGCCGAGAAAGCCAGCGCTTTCCATGCCGTATTTAACAATCCGCACAGCAGACCGCTGGATTCCTGTCCCTTTTGAAAACGTTATCTATTTAGAAGCACAAAACCGAAAAACATTCGTAAAATCAAGTTATGGTGAAGGATACCACAAATATAACTTAACAGAGCTAGAATTTTCCCTTCCTGACGATATATTTCTTCGCTGCCACCGTTCATATATCATTAACATTCATTACATTGCAGAGATTCATCCCGATTCGCACTCCACTTTTTTGCTGATGATGAAGGACGGTTCAAGGGTGCCCGTCAGCCAAACATATGCAAGCCATTTCCGGAAACTGCTCGGCTTTTAA
- a CDS encoding DUF3870 domain-containing protein: protein MNTQFIAGHARLPAGMAAKSMYDTLTITAEIDKKYGVIVDASCTLATEHGRDYVTRLLKGHSLRDGIDPILEQLNEGYLGKANSALCAALKDLHKQYCKMRAENAQ, encoded by the coding sequence ATGAACACACAATTTATCGCTGGGCATGCGCGTCTTCCGGCGGGAATGGCGGCAAAAAGCATGTATGATACGCTGACAATCACGGCGGAGATTGATAAAAAGTACGGGGTGATCGTCGATGCCTCATGCACGCTGGCGACAGAGCACGGGCGCGATTATGTCACCCGCTTGCTTAAAGGCCATTCGCTGAGGGACGGGATTGATCCCATTTTGGAGCAGTTGAATGAAGGGTATTTAGGAAAAGCGAATTCGGCGCTATGCGCGGCTCTTAAAGATTTGCACAAGCAATATTGCAAAATGCGCGCGGAAAATGCGCAATAA
- a CDS encoding acyl-CoA dehydrogenase family protein, translated as MMNFDFTPEQEMLRSTVRKFVDKEIMPYIKEWDERGYFEPSILKRLAELNLMGVCIPEKYGGMGMDYNSLAIVCEELERGDTAFRTAVSVHTGLNSLTLLQWGTEEQKQKYLVPQAKGEKIGAFALTEPNAGSDVASISTTAVRDGDDYILNGQKTWISLCDIADHFIVFAYTDKSKKHRGISAFIVERTMPGFSSKAIKGKLGIRAGNTGELFFDNVRVPKENLLGEEGEGFKIAMSALDNGRFTVAAGAVGLIMACLEASIKYCHERKTFGKEIGRHQLVQQMIAKMEAGLQISRLLVYKVGFLKNQGRRTTREASLAKWIACDFANQAADDAVQIHGAYGYSNEYPVERYLRNSKAPVIYEGTREIHTIMQAEYALGYRVDKPLRKTLPAWSPESVTL; from the coding sequence ATGATGAATTTCGATTTTACTCCAGAACAAGAAATGCTTCGCAGCACTGTGCGCAAATTTGTCGACAAAGAAATTATGCCGTACATCAAAGAATGGGATGAGCGCGGATATTTTGAGCCAAGCATTTTGAAACGGCTTGCCGAGTTGAATCTAATGGGGGTCTGCATCCCGGAAAAATACGGGGGAATGGGCATGGATTACAACTCGCTCGCCATTGTTTGTGAAGAGCTGGAACGGGGGGATACCGCGTTTCGCACCGCCGTTTCCGTGCACACTGGCTTAAACAGCTTAACCTTGTTGCAATGGGGCACGGAAGAACAAAAACAAAAATATCTTGTTCCGCAAGCAAAAGGTGAAAAAATCGGCGCATTCGCGCTAACAGAGCCAAACGCCGGATCAGATGTCGCCAGCATTTCCACCACTGCCGTCCGCGACGGAGATGACTACATCTTAAATGGGCAAAAAACATGGATTTCCCTTTGTGACATCGCCGATCACTTTATCGTGTTCGCCTACACCGATAAATCGAAAAAACACCGCGGTATCTCCGCTTTCATCGTCGAACGGACAATGCCGGGCTTTTCATCAAAAGCGATAAAAGGAAAGCTTGGTATTCGCGCCGGCAACACGGGGGAGCTATTCTTCGACAACGTTCGCGTTCCGAAAGAAAATCTGCTCGGCGAAGAGGGCGAAGGATTTAAAATCGCGATGTCCGCGTTGGACAACGGAAGATTTACCGTTGCCGCTGGCGCGGTCGGCCTCATCATGGCTTGTCTCGAAGCAAGCATAAAATATTGCCATGAGCGCAAAACATTTGGAAAAGAAATCGGGAGACATCAGCTTGTGCAGCAAATGATCGCGAAAATGGAAGCAGGATTGCAAATCAGCCGCTTGCTCGTTTATAAAGTGGGCTTTTTGAAAAATCAAGGCCGGCGCACAACGAGAGAAGCGTCGCTCGCAAAATGGATCGCGTGCGACTTCGCCAATCAAGCGGCCGACGACGCCGTCCAAATTCATGGCGCGTACGGTTACTCGAACGAATATCCTGTCGAACGCTACTTGCGCAATTCGAAAGCGCCGGTCATCTACGAAGGAACGCGGGAAATTCATACGATTATGCAAGCGGAATACGCGCTTGGATACCGTGTCGATAAACCTCTTCGCAAAACGCTTCCTGCTTGGAGCCCGGAGTCCGTCACATTGTAA
- a CDS encoding acetyl-CoA hydrolase/transferase family protein, whose product MDQHISELIANPRLRKRIVTAETAASWIKDGMTLGLSGFTRAGDAKAVPYALIEKAKQQPLKVNVYTGASLGSDVDKMMAEAGIVNKRLPFQADSVMRKKINEREILFIDQHLSHTAELVRADVLNPIDFAIVEAIAITEDGMIIPSTSVGNSSIFVNKARHVIVELNTAQPKALKGLHDIYEAGKQGERNPIPLTKVDDRIGTIGIPVDEDKIIGIILTNQPDSPSTIVPPDAETAAIANHLIHFLRKEVAAGRLSEHLAPIQAGIGSVANAVLYGLLDSEFSNLEVYSEVLQDAMFDLIDAGKVRFASGCSITLSQNKMKQVYSNLDAYRGKLILRPQEISNHPEIIRRLGLISINTALEADIYGNVNSTHVRGTNMMNGIGGSGDFARNARLTIFVTKSIAKNGAISSIVPFVSHVDHTEHDVDVIITEYGYADLRGLAPMERAPLIIENCAHPSYRPQLREYFKEALKRGGHTPHVLEKAFAWHVNYEKYGTMLEPQYQLQTQK is encoded by the coding sequence TTGGATCAACACATTTCTGAACTCATCGCCAATCCGCGTTTAAGAAAGCGAATTGTAACGGCAGAAACAGCTGCTTCATGGATAAAAGACGGCATGACGCTCGGCTTGAGCGGATTTACCCGCGCTGGCGATGCCAAAGCAGTCCCTTATGCATTGATCGAGAAAGCAAAACAACAACCTTTAAAAGTAAACGTATATACAGGCGCTTCACTTGGCTCGGACGTGGACAAAATGATGGCAGAAGCAGGAATCGTCAACAAGCGTCTTCCGTTCCAGGCCGATTCTGTAATGCGCAAAAAAATTAACGAAAGGGAAATTTTGTTTATTGATCAACATTTATCACATACGGCGGAACTAGTGCGTGCAGACGTATTAAATCCTATCGATTTTGCAATTGTGGAAGCGATTGCAATAACTGAAGACGGAATGATCATTCCTTCAACTTCCGTAGGAAATTCATCGATCTTCGTGAACAAAGCCAGACACGTTATTGTCGAATTAAACACAGCCCAGCCAAAGGCGCTGAAAGGACTTCATGACATTTATGAAGCCGGCAAACAAGGCGAACGAAACCCGATACCTTTGACAAAAGTGGACGACCGAATCGGCACGATTGGCATTCCAGTGGATGAGGATAAAATTATTGGAATCATTCTGACAAACCAGCCTGATTCGCCATCGACAATCGTACCTCCAGATGCGGAAACGGCTGCGATCGCAAACCATTTAATCCATTTTCTCCGAAAAGAAGTGGCAGCCGGGAGACTCTCCGAACATTTGGCGCCGATTCAGGCAGGCATAGGTTCTGTTGCAAACGCTGTCCTTTACGGCTTGTTAGATTCAGAATTTTCTAATTTAGAAGTTTATTCAGAAGTTCTTCAAGATGCTATGTTTGATCTCATTGACGCGGGAAAAGTCCGATTCGCTTCCGGCTGTTCTATTACTTTGTCGCAGAACAAAATGAAACAAGTGTATTCCAATTTGGATGCTTACCGGGGCAAACTTATCCTTCGCCCTCAAGAAATTTCTAACCATCCAGAAATCATTCGCCGTCTCGGGCTCATTTCCATTAACACCGCCTTGGAAGCGGATATATACGGAAATGTTAATTCAACGCATGTTCGCGGCACAAACATGATGAACGGCATCGGCGGTTCAGGCGACTTTGCCCGCAATGCGCGCCTTACCATTTTCGTGACAAAATCGATTGCAAAAAACGGGGCTATTTCCAGCATTGTTCCATTCGTATCACACGTGGACCATACCGAACATGACGTTGATGTGATCATCACAGAGTATGGCTATGCCGACCTTCGCGGGCTGGCGCCAATGGAACGAGCGCCTCTTATCATTGAAAATTGCGCGCATCCGTCTTACCGTCCGCAGTTGCGCGAATACTTCAAGGAAGCGCTTAAGCGCGGCGGCCATACGCCACACGTTCTTGAAAAAGCATTCGCTTGGCATGTCAATTATGAAAAATATGGAACAATGCTAGAACCACAATATCAATTGCAAACGCAAAAATAA